A region of Coccinella septempunctata chromosome 5, icCocSept1.1, whole genome shotgun sequence DNA encodes the following proteins:
- the LOC123312906 gene encoding E3 ubiquitin-protein ligase MARCHF5: MNNETHSQNSQPSPNIEPPLVPLNQRDSSRYCWVCFATEEEDREAAWVQPCNCKGTTKWVHQACLQRWVDEKQKGGNVGKVTCPQCQTEYIIVFPNMGTLVLILDTVDSFIYKGCPFLAAGIVVGAVYWCAVTYGAITVMQVIGQKEGLIIMEQADPLILLIGLPAIPVALVLGKMINWEDAVLNFIRNSLPHFPLVKHVLPFRIDVGPAEASRENDLPPISNPVSATRILCGALLLPTIANIFGKLFYDNYKSNFHKTVLGGITFILLKGCFKIYHKQQQYIRQCQRKILDYTESNIATYVRNRSSE, encoded by the exons ATGAACAACGAAACACATTCTCAAAATTCACAGCCGTCTCCAAACATTGAACCCCCTCTCGTACCATTAAATCAAAGGGATTCCTCAAGGTATTGTTGGGTTTGTTTCGCCACTGAAGAGGAAGATAGGGAAGCTGCTTGGGTACAACCATGTAATTGTAAAGGAACCACTAAATGG GTGCATCAAGCTTGTCTTCAAAGATGGGTAGACGAAAAACAAAAAGGGGGTAATGTTGGAAAAGTTACTTGCCCGCAATGCCAAACAGAATATATCATAGTCTTTCCTAATATGGGGACTTTGGTTTTAATTTTAGATACAGTAGATAGTTTCATATATAAGGGTTGTCCTTTCTTGGCTGCAGGTATTGTTGTAGGGGCTGTTTATTGGTGCGCTGTTACATATGGTGCTATAACAGTAATGCAA GTGATAGGGCAGAAAGAAGGACTGATTATAATGGAACAAGCTGATCCGCTCATTCTTCTAATTGGACTGCCGGCAATACCTGttgcacttgttttgggcaaaATGATCAACTGGGAAGATGCCGTACTCAACTTCATCAGGAATAGTCTACCCCATTTTCCACTAGTTAAACATGTGTTGCCCTTTAG AATCGATGTGGGCCCCGCGGAAGCTTCAAGAGAAAATGACCTTCCTCCTATATCCAACCCTGTTTCCGCTACAAGAATTCTTTGCGGAGCTCTGCTGCTTCCTACTATCGCTAACATCTTTGGAAAGCTGTTTTATGATAATTACAAATCTAATTTTCATAAGACAGTTTTGGGCGGAATAACTTTTATATTACTCAAGGGATGCTTCAAGATTTATCATAAACAACAGCAATATATAAGACAATGTCAAAGGAAAATCCTTGACTACACCGAGTCAAACATCGCTACTTATGTACGAAACCGATCTTCGGaataa
- the LOC123312905 gene encoding nucleolar protein 14 homolog, producing the protein MAKSKGKKKNLSEKIQSKRTKPKSSTKSPFEVHINKQKLKVLGRKTKHDKGFPGLSRSKAIDKRKKTLLEEFKVRNKSNVFKDRRIAERDPTLSVEEKQMVRFAAIRRKAHKKSIFNLGDDDNSLYPDEEDILTHKGQALSEIEKFEDPRSDDEIDNEDDGKLDKKFVEKLHFGGGFLTSTRQEGAKSHKDILEEIIAESKKRKAEKKQTKDEIMELTENYDDGWKDLLPFATFKTRKLEDKTSDPRVKMFGKSINKSKFDPRGTPSDPVKSEDEVAKKEEERLERLEKERLDRMMGIDEDDSNIYRSADDLDDNFVYESLSENENNEEENDNESNEKENQNGICEDENESNEGDDEEETQNGISEDDDSEEENQNGVSSEHDDDDDENMVDTEDNPSEEETDNEDDLSDLKADTSESEEEDIDEGKSASQKRKNLEQQVEKRLVEEQNEDIPLTFSFPEDDEQLQSLLKDHSAVNQGIIIERIIKCFHASLSEGNKSKLGLLFKYILQYINDMASEAQDAESLRRTFSIFDVLAPHLFDLAQMNQKTCHDAVLEVIKEKFEEYIKKPKLYPDLEVLFFFKLVSLLFPTSDFKHSVVTPCFLFIEKMLMSCRVRTRKHIAYGLFLSTLVLEFTTLSKRYMPGCLNFLGGIIHMAIPKSTVRIIKVLPPFKSLSSDLVLLEDNSSSDYRLKMEIEDLVDEEITESFKVRAICTAIRIIMEFFNNFKEYPSNLEIFEPIYQYCKLLNLDMYPKEVEKDIKSFIDSFEDSVKSRNLVYLKMEAAKPKLLRLYEPNIVEVYDRKTHKVQSKEKAERSKLIHKLKREKKGALREIRRDNAFLGRVKITQQIESDNQRKEAVKRIYAEANIQQSELNELDRKKKKK; encoded by the exons ATGGCAAAATCTAAGggcaaaaagaaaaatttatctgAGAAGATACAAAGTAAACGTACAAAACCCAAAAGTTCCACTAAGAGCCCGTTCGAAGTGCATATAAACAAGCAGAAATTAAAAGTCCTAGGAAGGAAAACCAAACATGATAAAGGTTTCCCTGGTTTATCAAGGTCCAAAGCAATTGATAAACGGAAGAAAACTCTACTTGAAGAATTTAAGGTTCGTAATAAATCTAACGTATTTAAGGATAGAAGGATAGCTGAACGTGATCCTACTCTGAGTGTCGAAGAAAAACAGATGGTGAGGTTTGCTGCCATCCGGCGAAAAGCACATAAGAAATCTATTTTCAACTTAGGCGATGACGATAATTCCTTATATCCAGACGAAGAAGATATTCTAACACATAAAGGACAAGCTCttagtgaaattgaaaaatttgaagatCCTAGATCTGATGATGAAATTGATAATGAAGATGATGGAAAACTTGATaagaaatttgttgaaaaattgcatTTTGGTGGAGGATTCTTAACAAGTACTCGGCAAGAAGGAGCTAAATCACATAAAGATATATTGGAAGAAATTATTGCTGAATCTAAGAAACGAAAGGCGGAAAAGAAACAAACAAAAGATGAGATCATGGAACTGACTGAGAATTATGATGATGGTTGGAAAGATTTACTACCGTTCGCAACTTTTAAAACAAGAAAACTTGAAGATAAAACTAGTGATCCCAGAGTAAAGATGTTTGGGAAATCAATTAATAAATCTAAATTTGATCCACGGGGTACTCCATCAGATCCTGTGAAAAGTGAAGATGAGGTTGCTAAAAAAGAAGAGGAACGGCTCGAGAGGCTAGAAAAAGAACGTTTGGATAGAATGATGGGAATTGATGAAGATGATTCTAACATATATAGAAGTGCTGATGACTTGGATGATAATTTTGTGTACGAGTctctttcagaaaatgaaaataatgaagaagaaaatgataatgaaagtaatgaaaaagaaaatcaaAATGGAATTTGTGAGGATGAGAATGAAAGTAATGAAGGTGATGATGAAGAAGAAACTCAAAATGGAATTAGTGAAGATGATGATTCTGAAGAAGAAAATCAGAATGGAGTTAGTAGTGAacatgatgatgatgatgatgaaaatatgGTTGATACTGAGGATAATCCATCAGAAGAGGAAACAGATAATGAGGATGATTTGTCTGACCTGAAAGCAGATACAAGTGAGAGTGAGGAGGAGGACATCGATGAGGGAAAATCAGCttcacaaaaaagaaaaaatttagaGCAGCAAGTTGAGAAAAGACTCGTTGAAGAACAAAATGAAGACATCCCATTGACTTTCTCCTTTCCTGAAGATGATGAACAATTACAGAGTTTATTAAAAGATCATTCAGCTGTGAATCAGGGTATCATCATTGAGAGGATAATAAAATGCTTTCATGCAAGTCTTTCAGAAGGAAACAAAAGTAAGTTGGGTTTACTTTTCAAGTACATTCTACAGTACATAAATGATATGGCCTCTGAAGCACAAGACGCAGAATCGTTAAGAAGAACTTTCTCCATTTTTGATGTTTTGGCTCCACATTTATTCGATCTAGCTCAAATGAACCAGAAAACGTGTCATGATGCAGTGCTAGAAGTCATAAAAGAAAAATTTGAGGAATATATTAAGAAACCTAAGCTTTATCCGGACCTGGAGGTattatttttctttaaattGGTCAGTCTCCTATTTCCAACATCAGACTTCAAACACAGTGTGGTTACACCATGTTTTCTCTTCATTGAGAAGATGTTGATGAGTTGCCGTGTACGAACAAGGAAGCATATTGCTTATGGACTTTTCTTATCAACACTAGTGCTGGAA ttcacaACATTGTCCAAAAGGTACATGCCAGGATGTTTGAACTTTTTGGGTGGAATTATACATATGGCCATCCCTAAATCTACTGTGAGAATAATTAAGGTTTTACCACCATTCAAATCCCTTTCATCTGATTTGGTCTTGTTGGAGGATAATTCCTCATCTGATTATCGTCTCAAAATGGAAATTGAAGATTTAGTTGATGAAGAAATTACGGAATCCTTCAAAGTTAGAGCTATTTGCACCGCTATAAGGATAATTATGGAATTCTTCAATAATTTTAAAGAGTATCCCAGTAATTTGGAAATATTTGAACCAATATATCAATATTGTAAACTCTTAAATTTGGACATGTACCCAAAAGAAGTGGAGAAAGATATCAAATCATTTATTGATTCGTTTGAAGATTCTGTGAAGAGTCGAAATCTTGTTTATTTGAAAATGGAAGCGGCAAAACCAAAGCTTTTAAGGCTGTATGAACCGAACATTGTTGAAGT GTATGACAGAAAAACCCATAAAGTGCAATCCAAGGAAAAAGCGGAGAGAAGCAAGTTGATTCATAAACTTAAACGTGAAAAGAAAGGTGCCCTCAGAGAAATTAGGAGAGATAATGCCTTCCTTGGACGGGTGAAAATTACTCAACAGATTGAAAGTGATAACCAAAGGAAAGAAGCTGTTAAGAGGATATATGCTGAAGCCAATATTCAGCAGAGTGAGCTCAATGAGTTGGatagaaagaaaaagaaaaagtaG
- the LOC123313716 gene encoding uncharacterized protein C2orf42 homolog — translation MSTVQTFGIGKPTRRGIRKCEKCGVHNGTKSIFCKNKDCDMMFKDYTEKKKSISDAVQLITLNMRKLYSVRIAEHCTDQRGFVQLPLNHSLNINNKRFNEVALCFVDNCPRLLQNSFSTSIHSCQHIIASGKSHTIASALPIKLHSILKLKVPKEIQEKLWILVNDTDIPLVQKVSKTVMAIRCQVTPKHPLGYLHLTFSGDMNDKRCDKYICDCSKTSHSYKCIHYYLCICALASDPKYAQEFKSFINFELEKDETTNIASPKLDHDCGTLVSAKVNQNACVETVINSTRSKKKKLQGARNPIVHRKIWPKIYPIQINIMNNSKESHQDDNNPTWSFDNWLSFVVESMNKLITFENAGIMNTLVYNIPWDFYKTFRKRIPSMYISQGQEMLNYELLHIMNIGHVKEIFWNSKVKLKVSKRFILSDNSVYREIDENEELSDEMMPHFIYFLNVGQLTVDDSDNTNNSFVIEWMQTFERIGVGQLKLQFKYGRKCL, via the exons atgagTACGGTTCAAACGTTTGGAATAGGAAAACCTACAAGAAGAGGAATCAGAAAATGTGAGAAATGTGGAGTCCATAATGGAACCAAAAGTATTTTTTGTAAAAATAAAGATTGTGATATGATGTTCAAGGATTATACAGAAAAAAAGAAATCTATTTCTGATGCAGTTCAACTAATTACGTTAAACATGCGTAAACTTTACTCCGTTAGAATTGCAGAACATTGTACAGATCAAAGAGGCTTTGTCCAACTGCCTTTGAACCACTCATTGAATATTAACAACAAACGGTTTAATGAGGTGGCATTatgttttgttgataattgccCTCGACTTCTTCAAAATTCTTTCTCCACTTCAATTCATTCGTGTCAACACATCATTGCATCTGGGAAGAGTCACACTATTGCTTCAGCTTTGCCCATAAAATTACACTCAATTTTGAAGCTTAAGGTTCCAAAAGAAATTCAAGAGAAACTATGGATTTTAGTTAATGACACCGATATACCTTTAGTTCAGAAGGTTTCAAAAACCGTAATGGCTATAAGATGTCAAGTCACACCTAAACATCCTCTTGGATATCTGCATCTTACGTTCAGTGGGGACATGAATGATAAGAGGTGCGATAAATATATATGCGACTGTTCAAAAACTT CTCATAGCTACAAATGCATACACTATTATCTATGCATCTGTGCTTTAGCAAGTGACCCCAAATATGCACAGGAATTCAAGAGTTTCATTAACTTTGAGCTAGAAA AAGATGAAACTACAAACATAGCAAGTCCAAAACTTGATCATGACTGTGGTACATTAGTCAGTGCAAAAGTCAATCAAAATGCTTGT GTTGAAACAGTCATCAATTCCACAcgaagtaaaaagaaaaaacttcAAGGTGCCAGAAACCCAATAGTTCACAGAAAAATCTGGCCTAAAATATACCCGATacaaataaatataatgaataaCAGCAAAGAAAGTCATCAGGATGACAATAATCCAACGTGGTCTTTCGATAATTGGCTGTCTTTTGTTGTTGAGTCTATGAATAAATTGATAACATTTGAAAATGCTGGTATCATGAATACTTTGGTATATAATATTCCATGG GATTTTTATAAGACTTTCAGAAAAAGGATACCCTCGATGTATATTTCACAAGGTCAAGAGATGTTGAACTATGAATTGTTGCATATCATGAATATTGGACATGTTAAAGAAATATTCTGGAATTCTAAA GTGAAACTCAAGGTATCCAAGAGATTCATTCTATCAGATAATTCGGTTTACAGGGAAATAGACGAGAACGAAGAATTATCAGATGAAATGATGCCTCATTTCATTTACTTCCTTAATGTGGGTCAGCTGACAGTGGACGACAGTGATAATACAAATAATTCATTCGTCATTGAATGGATGCAGACATTCGAAAGAATAGGGGTTGGACAACTCAAATTGCAGTTCAAGTATGGACGTAAATGCCTTTGA
- the LOC123313718 gene encoding uncharacterized protein LOC123313718, with amino-acid sequence MEEETNPTDILNKREILNNILMITELGIDLQQRCSSGEKYISYLKASFDRANRTVHTLNELSRNALERAKKLAIFTLQGINQDDPIYSEYEKILEIIDKQSTEVDSPQNLEAPWNAEIRRIPDMKKTYDLPTTSSLRSVKSDVDEKYPENLSKESLIDLNNVVNLPPVPEDIFTSFSGKPIRSASLSSLKSIRKVKLFLQKAESSEEDDNSSENEDHDFSKLVYGDNEELVKSTGPHSPSKKLLLGNIKEEAQD; translated from the exons ATGGAGGAAGAAACCAATCCAACCGATATACTTAATAAAAGAGAAATCTTGAACAATATTCTCATGATAACCGAGCTAGGTATAGACCTACAGCAAAGATGTTCCTCtggagaaaaatatatttcgtatTTGAAAGCCTCCTTTGACAGAGCCAACAGAACCGTGCACACCTTGAACGAATTGTCCAGAAATGCCCTGGAAAGAGCTAAGAAACTGGCGATTTTCACATTGCAAGGGATCAACCAGGACGATCCCATATATTCAgagtatgaaaaaattttagagATAATCGATAAGCAATCCACAGAAGTTGACTCGCCTCAAAATCTTGAGGCACCTTGGAATGCCGAGATTCGAAGAATTCCAGATA TGAAAAAAACATATGATCTACCAACGACGAGCAGCTTGAGAAGCGTCAAATCTGATGTTGACGAAAAATATCCAGAAAACTTATCGAAAGAATCATTGATCGACCTAAATAATGTAGTTAACTTACCCCCCGTTCCAGAGGACATTTTCACAAGTTTCTCTGGTAAACCCATAAGGTCGGCAAGTCTTTCCTCATTGAAGAGTATCCGGAAAGTTAAACTATTTCTTCAAAAAGCTGAAAGTTCGGAGGAAGATGACAATAGTTCAGAAAATGAAGATCATGATTTCTCCAAATTAGTTTAT GGAGATAACGAGGAACTAGTGAAGAGTACAGGTCCTCATAGCCCATCCAAAAAGTTGCTATTAGGAAATATCAAAGAAGAAGCTCAAGATTGA
- the LOC123313717 gene encoding sphingomyelin phosphodiesterase 4 produces the protein MQVKVSENFFNRVTNSFTLPITTRCAELTVLLDRASLVELQSIFPYLIDNIFAPQGGTTGWGLRTTPECIGENFKQLRHFLSPCGPLFKCIYALLKDTSTKYDFPVSYLPLKVRNILESESNHPFYSDLIQISQQSKQISLSLNPFDYYIFHFAYYLINPWHQKSPVNVNYSWNTVYYVLCCDYILHFLPTDPKTPILPLINYNGKNPFQVMPQIHRPQYVPSLISATVWNKTGEDYTFHQNLDKHPRNEIWRSETILTVFIDLWLNNDQINQPIQSLNGSFNNPQAVPRLHYNELPSGEYMRIVRVFIKQIHAFATSAKADDTHLGELKKITIPMVQGKFYVFIRNLIHRWPLDGSFRLVLELWLTYIQPWRYPPDSLGKHLNLKQTNPDVEDVTLSQNTPVEREWLPFIVDNLLAYIVIFQQLLPRFTRVDLISPKMAIMLYRITKVFNQPNLVELLKEVERCVENNTSPSHGYNSQWSNVLPPLIHTSMWSTNTSTSNNTYECNAKQLFTPDSTNSSVLCNSYFHGDKKWACILRQKIYELEGPNFYYKPLFTKPPAQEVYDVSHHISRSVMVAQDIICVKQQEQAMQYAGIWGFFKSIFDSNNLNDEFTLEERMKVTSYLEFSLQNLVEMFEIGELKEQEPESSSVNTSFNASDDLSFLTPSKVRERRNRIKYEGDPDLKPIMTTENAFLVRLLYHIAVNINEYFGSHFHRLYYDPSFKGRLARQLLCGPVTVFKYDKTKEGSPRVPKMLPPRVSFRQLASYKFIIYFLMGLVLSEILGFGTSLYSIFLLVVFLLYKCVKSIPKTQRRLTENFCNNIVFNDSF, from the exons ATGCAAGTGAAAGTAtctgagaattttttt AATCGTGTTACAAATTCATTTACATTGCCGATAACTACTCGATGTGCAGAACTTACAGTTCTATTGGATAGGGCTAGTCTTGTAGAATTGCAGAGTATTTTTCCGTATCTAATAGATAACATTTTCGCCCCTCAAGGAGGCACAACAGGTTGGGGTTTGAGAACAACACCAGaatgtattggagaaaatttcaaGCAGCTTCGGCATTTTTTATCTCCCTGTGGGCCTCTTTTCAAATGTATATATGCTCTTCTGAAAGACACATCTACTAAATATGACTTTCCTGTATCTTATTTACCT CTCAAAGTGAGGAATATTTTGGAGAGTGAATCTAATCATCCATTTTATTCAGATCTAATACAGATATCccaacaatcaaaacaaatatcTCTCAGTTTAA ATCCCTttgattattatatttttcattttgcgTACTACTTAATAAATCCTTGGCATCAGAAATCTCCTGTAAATGTTAATTATTCTTGGAATACAGTGTACTATGTTCTGTGCTGTGATTATATATTACATTTTCTACCAACTGATCCGAAGACTCCCATATTACCGTTAATTAATTACAATGGAAAAAATCCTTTCCAAGTTATGCCACAAATCCATAG ACCTCAATATGTTCCTTCTCTCATATCAGCAACTGTTTGGAATAAGACAGGGGAAGATTATACATTTCATCAGAATTTAGATAAACATCCTAGAAATGAAATTTGGAGAAGTGAAACAATTTTGACTGTGTTTATAGATTTGTGGTTGAACAATGACCAAATCAATCAGCCAATTCAAAGTTTAAATGGTTCATTCAATAATCCTCAAGCAGTG CCACGTCTTCACTACAATGAACTTCCATCTGGAGAGTATATGAGAATCGTGAGAGTTTTCATAAAGCAGATACATGCATTTGCTACCAGTGCAAAAGCAGATGACACACATTTGGGCGAACTGAAGAAAATAACTATACCCATGGTACaaggaaaattttatgttttcattagGAATCTCATACACCGATGGCCTTTGGATGGATCATTCAGACTTGTTTTGGAATTATGGTTAACTTACATTCAGCCCTGGAGATATCCTCCAGACAGTCTGGGTAAACATCT TAATCTGAAACAAACAAATCCCGATGTTGAAGATGTTACGCTCTCCCAAAATACTCCCGTTGAACGTGAATGGTTACCCTTTATTGTTGATAATTTATTAGCCTATATAGTGATATTTCAACAACTTCTACCAAGGTTTACACGTGTTGATTTAATCAGCCCAAAAATGGCCATCATGCTTTATAGAATCACAAAG GTCTTCAATCAGCCCAATCTAGTAGAGTTGCTCAAAGAAGTTGAACGTTGTGTTGAAAACAATACATCACCTTCACATGGCTATAATTCCCAATGGTCCAATGTTTTGCCGCCTCTTATACATACAAGTATGTGGTCTACGAACACATCAACATCTAATAACACTTATGAGTGTAATGCTAAGCAGCTATTCACTCCCGATTCTACAAACTCGAGCGTGTTATGTAACAGTTATTTTCATGGAGACAAGAAGTGGGCTTGTATTCTGAGACAGAAGATCTATGAATTGGAGGGGCCCAACTTCTACTACAAACCACTGTTCACTAAACCACCAGCACAAGAG GTTTATGATGTATCTCACCACATTTCCCGATCAGTTATGGTAGCCCAAGACATAATATGCGTCAAACAGCAAGAACAAGCGATGCAATATGCTGGCATTTGGGGTTTTTTCAAATCTATTTTCGAttcaaataatttgaatgaTGAGTTCACGCTAGAGGAAAGGATGAAAGTTACGTCCTATCTGGAATTCTCTCTTCAGAATCTGGTTGAGATGTTCGAAATTGGTGAA CTAAAGGAGCAAGAACCGGAGAGCAGTTCTGTCAATACAAGTTTTAACGCTTCAGATGATCTCAGCTTTCTGACCCCTTCTAAAGTGAGGGAAAGAAGGAACAGAATTAAATATGAAGGTGATCCTGATTTGAAACCCATTATGACGACAGAGAACGCATTTTTGGTCCGTTTACTGTATCATATTGCGGTGAACATAAATGAATAT TTTGGATCGCATTTTCATCGTCTGTATTATGATCCTTCTTTCAAAGGAAGATTAGCTAGGCAGTTGTTGTGTGGACCAGTAACAGTTTTCAAGTACGATAAGACAAAAGAAGGATCGCCAAGGGTGCCAAAAATGCTACCTCCAAGAGTAAGCTTTAGGCAATTGGCCAGTTAtaaatttattatatatttcttgATGGGTTTGGTATTATCTGAAATCTTAGGTTTTGGAACGTCGCtttattcgatatttttattAGTCGTATTTTTGTTATATAAATGTGTTAAATCTATACCAAAAACACAAAGACGTTTGACAGAGAATTTTTGTAACAACATAGTTTTTAATGATTCCTTTTGA
- the LOC123313587 gene encoding uncharacterized protein LOC123313587 — translation MSKRSKKSNKYPANSLLLPDITVKPLNREGASKLKASNSENNLKKSKPLKPSLSIKSLSVNQKYAKTKSGNNLDNDNLTNFQDLNINNESDDFDCSSNLLRAKDSLENLIKTERFLENPELNIGCPSTSSSPDTLSPRSLPALNESTKSTVASKSSAWESNEKMTKCRRSKERKKKGGKTVEAISVKLPKCDNRDFKSGDDEKAASSPSTSHLSGDNFAYVAYEPKTSRSVVFTNEVMVVYFNGEHVVSEAKEPLKKELEQQVRNKEMRKGHLLYN, via the coding sequence ATGTCTAAACGTTCAAAAAAATCCAATAAATATCCCGCCAATTCGTTATTATTACCTGATATCACTGTGAAACCTTTGAACCGAGAAGGAGCCTCCAAATTGAAAGCGAGCAATTCCGAGAACAATCTGAAGAAAAGCAAGCCATTGAAACCGTCCCTCTCGATAAAATCTTTGAGTGTGAATCAGAAATACGCCAAGACAAAAAGTGGTAATAACTTAGATAACGACAATCTTACAAATTTTCAGGATTTGAATATTAACAACGAATCGGACGACTTCGACTGTTCTTCGAACTTATTGAGGGCTAAAGATAGTTTGGAGAATTTAATCAAAACCGAGAGATTCCTGGAAAACCCCGAGCTGAATATAGGATGTCCATCAACCTCTTCATCGCCTGATACCTTATCCCCTCGTTCGTTGCCGGCCCTGAATGAAAGCACAAAATCGACGGTTGCATCAAAATCTTCAGCATGGGAATCTAACGAGAAAATGACGAAATGTCGTAGATCGAAGGAGAGGAAAAAAAAGGGCGGGAAAACGGTGGAAGCGATAAGTGTTAAATTACCGAAATGTGATAATAGAGATTTCAAATCGGGAGACGATGAGAAGGCGGCATCATCACCGTCAACTTCTCATCTTTCGGGTGATAATTTCGCTTATGTTGCTTACGAACCGAAGACGAGCAGATCTGTTGTTTTCACCAATGAAGTTATGGTGGTTTACTTCAATGGCGAGCACGTGGTGAGCGAGGCCAAGGAGCCATTGAAAAAGGAACTCGAACAACAAGTTAGAAATAAAGAGATGAGAAAAGGACATCTCCTCTACAAttaa
- the LOC123314163 gene encoding reticulophagy regulator 1-like, which yields MESLLSILRRFKRDVNILAKDEYTYFGDICMMLSWKYPYYTLTNFIVLNFFLWLAAYSQFQLLGLIFTIILIKFLYQNTLGFQMNTQSFSANHEEFLDKFRNLITSISLYRNDNPSEFCVMMSLFFFILAYIASIFSGVLLSFFSLWCIFLTPLAYANMPPNMKEKLENVLSTLGRFQATIQEEDLFPLPVENNDNEDLESLGTDRTADSVTNSLISGMSSMPSFLDAEDDNEIMEEDLMPINPSQNHELSPNYAELSTDSESEIKDIAFKESQFSRGSSSDEDGAFEEGLRFEETQNQSQQEPKGLVHNIVDYVTSTGGFQLPNFFNNATTSMQSTGNKNISRESSTSEEDFEIIDANELKQ from the exons ATGGAAAGCTTATTGAGTATATTGCGTCGTTTTAAACGCGACGTAAATATTTTGGCGAAAGATGAATATACCTACTTCGGAGATATTTGCATGATGCTCAGCTGGAAATATCCATATTACACTCtaacgaattttatcgttttgaattttttcttatg GCTGGCAGCATATTCTCAATTTCAATTACTAGGTCTTATTTTTACCATAATCTTGATAAAGTTTCTTTATCAAAATACACTTGGCTTTCAAATGAATACACAATCATTTTCTGCGAATCATGAGGAATTTCTTGATAAATTTAGGAATCTCATAACAAGCATTTCTCTGTACAGAAATGATAATCCATCAGAG TTTTGTGTGATGATGTCATTGTTCTTTTTTATATTGGCTTACATTGCAAGTATTTTTTCTGGAGTGCTTTTGAGTTTCTTTAGCTTATGGTGTATTTTTCTCACACCATTGGCTTATGCAAATATGCCGCCTAATATGAAAGAGAAGTTGGAAAATGTTTTATCTACTCTTGGAAGATTTCAAG CAACTATTCAGGAAGAAGATTTGTTTCCTCTTCCAGTAGAAAATAATGACAATGAAGATTTGGAGAGTTTGGGTACAGACAGAACTGCAG ATTCTGTAACTAATTCTTTAATCAGTGGAATGAGTTCCATGCCTTCTTTTCTTGACGCTGAAGACGATAATGAAATAATGGAAGAGGACTTGATGCCAATCAACCCATCCCAAAATCATGAACTCTCCCCTAACTATGCAGAACTTTCTACTGATTCTGAATCTGAAATTAAGGATATTGCTTTCAAAGAATCCCAATTCAGCAGGGGAAGTTCATCTGACGAGGATGGTGCTTTTGAAGAGGGTTTACGTTTTGAGGAAACTCAAAATCAATCTCAGCAAGAACCTAAAGGTTTAGTCCATAATATTGTAGATTATGTGACGTCAACTGGAGGCTTCCAATTACCAAATTTTTTTAACAATGCTACAACTAGCATGCAAAGTACAggaaacaaaaatatttctagagAAAGTAGCACTAGTGAGGAGGATTTTGAGATAATCGATGCGAATGAACTGAAACAATAA